A window of Mustela lutreola isolate mMusLut2 chromosome X, mMusLut2.pri, whole genome shotgun sequence genomic DNA:
ACACCCATGGGACGTCAGTTACCCCAGCTGGCACTCCCTTCATGCCTTCCTTCACAGGCAAGCACCTGAGGACATTCCAAACACCAGGCTCCGCCCCCTTGGCCCACAGGTGTGTCTCCTTGCACTGCTCCCTCCAGCGCTCCCTAAGCCACAAGGGTGGGCTCCTCACCTCAGGACCTTTCCTTAGATCACCTCAGCTCAACATGACGCGCTGCTGTTTTTCTAGTCTAAGAAATGGCTCACCAACGCTTTGGGTCACCTTTCTTCTAATACACACTTAATTCCCTAAGCATCGCTGGGATGTTAAGGAGCGGGAGCTCGGTATTCTGCTAACACTGAGCAGAAACTGTGCGAGTCCATCTCTCGATGAAGTCAGAAATACACTCTTCATATGCCAACCCCATTCCTCTTgcgttccccacccccacccccggggggcCACTTCAAATATCCCTCCCTGCTCCTGACCAGCCCACGTGGTTCCCCAATTGGCTTTTTCCTGGGGACATCACCACCATTTAGTGGTGGTCAGTTGCGTGTGTGCGTTGAGGGGTGGGATCGATCCCTGGCCCCAGCTAGGCTGTGCTCTCAATGGTGGAAGGACCCAACCATGTGGGTCTACTGTCATGGCTGCGGGAAGACACAAGGCTCAGTGGCAGCCGGGACTCGTGGCAGCCCACGTTGGGCCCGGGGGAAGCAGAGGGATGGGCTGTGAGTGTCACACGCCCGCTGCTCTGTGACCCTCCTAACTGCTCCAGCAGTAACAGCTCTACTCTACAACTCAGCCCCCTTCACTTGTAAAGTGGGACTATTACCGCCAGCTGCCTCCCGGACTGGGCTTCATAAACACAGGCCAAGACCAGTGGAGAGAAAGGCTGGGGAAATCAGTGGACGGGACACCAAGACTGTCAGACAAGCTTTCATGTTAGCCCCACTGCATAAAATCTGGAGCCGTGAGCCCTCCCAGTTGACACCATTTGGCGTCTCTGGTCAGCCTTCACAGAGAGCCCCGTGGGAAGGGCTGGGGATCAGCGCACAAATATAGGAACCACCTTATGCCATTTTAAAGTTAATTCAGTGTACGTGTCGTCCCCGCCCCGAGATAGGAAAGATGGATCAAAGCAGGTGATCTGAAAGCAGGGGTGACTGGGAGGTGATGGACACCTTCTACAGTCACAGTCAGGCAGCAGCTTAGCTGGTGTGGGACCCTGGCCACCTTGGTGCCCACACCTGAGACGTGCCCTGATCCGTTTacgcctctctccctcccaagaTGCCACTTCTGGATTTTACACTCTAACTGCAGGTGTCATAATCACCTGTACCTGTAACAGCCCCAGGTCCCCTAATGAGGCGTGCCTTGCTCCGGGAGAAGGCTTTCCGTGCATCTTCACCTCAGCTGCAAACTTGCAAACCGTGCAGTTCACGTCCCACCTAGCCTGCCCAGCCGTTCGCCGTGGTCAGCAAGCAGCCACCGACTGGACACCTCAGCTCCCTGTTGCTCACTGAACCACAGTGTCCCCAACAAGCGGACAAGAGCCCTTCCCCAGGTCTCCTCCAGGCTTCCCACCGAGAAGCTGCCGCCTGAGGGCAGAGAGCACCCCGTTACCCACAAGGAGAGGGAGCAAAGTCGCACCCGTGCCCCCCCAGGAATCCTCCTGCCACTATAGTCACAGGTTGACAAAATCACCTATTCACACTACATCACTAAGCTGCTGTCTCCCCTGTTCCGCTAGAGGGTCTTTCCCCAGACTAGGGTCCCCCATCCTTTCCACAGCTCCCAAGCCTCTCAGGCAAAGATCCCAATTGGACTGAGCCAAGACCTGCCTCAGTAAGAACCCTGAAGAGCAGCCACCACGAGGAACCAGGAGACACATCGCCACCAGCTaaggttggggaggggggagattcATCACAAACCCGGCCCAGGGCTCGGAGATGAGCTGTTCTGGCCAGAGCTCATGGGGTTACCCTTGAGAGCGAAGGAGACAGAGAGCTGGATACAGGGGACCTAACCACTGGGTCGGCCACCACCACTACTCTCAGCCCTTCTACAGGCGGGACGGCACACGCTCTTGGTCACCTGATCGACGCAGACGTGAATGTGGCTGTGTGGTTCGTGGCTTAACACCTGCTCCCTGTGGCGCCAGTCCCGTGACTCAAGGGCCTCCCACAATTTGTTCTGATTGTGTCATAGCGCCACCTCACAGAAAGCTCGCCATGGCAACATTTATGCCTCACTGGGGGCAGCAAAGCAACCACCCCCGCTGTCAGGGGccagtcccccacccccctcccagtgAGCCCTCAACAAGGCAGGAGGGTTCCCCATGATGGGAACTCCCTCCTCTGCATGTGACTGTAGCACCCCCGGTAAAGGCTAACCTTGTGGGGACTCAAGGCCTCTACAAAAGGGATACAGGGGGAACCTCTGATCCCAAACTCAGTCTAGTTCACCAACACGCAGGTGCAAGGCCTGAGAAAAGCTTCGTGAAGTCCTCTGACCGAGGCTTCCTCCAGGTCCTGCCCAGGCACCCAGACAGGGCAGATCCCAGGTCTGCTCCAGCCAAGTGGCTGCCGAGGGAGACCATCACTCCCGGTTCATGGGGGAAGGGactgtccctgtccctccccaccttcaGAATGCCACTGATGTTTCCTCTACTGATAAACTTCCAAAGCGACAAAGCCTCCTAAAGGCATCAGctggacttttaaaataaaaactgactcTGACCACGAAAAAGACATGAAAATCCCGACCATGGGGTTTCTGACTACATTCGCTCCTGTCAGGCCAGCCCCTCCCGGAAGCACCCATCATCTTAGAAGCTCCTGGGGTCTGCGGGAGGTAAGGGAAGTCTGGGGAGAAGGAAGTCATCTGGAAGGCATCCCGTAACTTCCTCAGagcccctacccacccccacccctaccccagctCCCACGTGCTCACAGCTTGGCTCTCGGCCACATGGACCCCAGTGAGGAGAGAACCAACGTGGGGCAGGGCCTGAGCTCACGTGGGCTCAAGACATGAGGGCCAAAAGGACAAGACAACCTGTTAACTTGAAGCCAAATGGATCCAGCACCTACTGTTCCCTAGTTGAGGACGTGACAGCAAGGACAATGGTTCCTCTAGGTCACTCCTCCACAAACTGCCAAGTCCCCATAAGACTGGGGATGGTGACCTACCCCCTTCTTTGCCCCCATCCTAGAAAGtgagcccccacccccgccttcccCAATCCTTCTCTGGCCCCTGGTGATGACCCAAGCCTTGCTGCGTGTCCTGGGTGCTCCAGGAAAAGAACCCAACGGACTGAGCCTGGAGGGACTccggggaggggaaggagggaggtctTTCTGAGTCATCTGGGCTCTCCTCCATTGACCAGACCGAGTACTCGACTCTAGGATCAGCAGGAAAGATGCAGAGGACATAAACTTCCCTGGGAAGGCAGCCAGGGTGAGTGAGATGGGAAGAACAGCAGTCATCCCAGGTCTGGCCAAGTTACTCGAAACCCAGACAAAGGGCAAGAAGACTCAAGGCTGCCTAACTTCCTGCTCCCTTCCTCCAGCCTACCTCacccactccctctcccctcagAGAGTCACCTACCTGTTAACTCAGCTTTGCTCACGTCTATCAGGTCTCCCTGAGAGGCTTCCCCAAGAGCTGGCATTATGGGCAAATCAGAAACAAAGGCTGTCCTCGTTTCTGCTTTACTGAACAGCAGCTCAGACCCTCCAAGCTTCCCTATCCATCCCCCTGAAGTGGAAGAGTAAAGAAATCTTTACTCCAGGCACATCAGAGTCCTCGCCACTGACTAGCAACAAAAACTCCCTTCTTCTGAGACTGAAGGAGAACAAATGGTCCTGGCATGGCCTACCCAGAAACCTGGCCACAGGCCTTTGTCTGACCCCAAGGCTGACTATGGGagacagggggtgggggctgggggtggtctGTGCCCACAGCAGTAAGAAGCGCCCTCTCCGGGGGCACAAAGTCTCCCAAACTCCATCCAGAACCACAAATTCTCCCCCAAACACCATCAGGCACCAATGAACGCCAAACCCATGATGCCCAACAGCACGGAGCCCGCACAAATGCATCTCCCATCCCTGCCTGCCCCGTCAGGAGGATTCTGCAACCCCCGTCACCTTGACACTCAGCCAGACGCCCAAATTTACCCTCACGAGTGAGGTTTCCAAGGTCTGGAGTGCCCTTTGGGCCCCCACGCGTGCGCATTtaaaagagatggagaaagaccTTCTCCACTTGCCACCCACACACTGTGGTGGCCAGGGACATCTCGTGGGCAAACCCCACGGCCCCAGACCACAGCGGGGAACCCACTGCTGGGCCCGAAGAGCGATTTGAGAAAAGCCCTTGCTTCCTCTCCGTTTTGACCAACCCAACAGAATACCACCTCTGTCTGGCGGGAAGACCCCCTCTTTATTCCACACCCCTGGATCATGCTGTCAACATCTAACCGTGGCCAACAAACATGCCACCGAAAACAATGATCTCCTCTCTCTGGTGCCCTCAATAGACCCCGTCCCATTTTAACAAAACCTTTATCTCTGGAGGGAGAACACGAGAACCCTCTGTCCCCTGGGAGGCTGTCGctgtggtgggtggggaggcACCTTTGGCTGGAAGCATCAGCCCACTGGTACCAAAAAGAAGGGCAGGGCAGATTATCTGTACCCACTACAAAACAGGACACAACACACATGGCCACGCTTATGTCTCCCGTGGTCATTCCCCTGCTGGTATCGTATCAGAACGTCACTAACTACAGGACCGGTATTTCCCTAGAAAAGGAGAAGCGTCCCAGGAAGTCGTCTTCCACGGGTGCCTCCGTCCCTGGACACCACCGCGTTCAAACAGACGATGGGTCCTTCCCTCCTGGACTGGTGACAGCGGCCTATTTCTCTGAGCAGCCCATCAGCCACAGGGCCACAGCAATGAACCGCTTCCCCATCGCCTCCCTGAGCTCTGGGAGCAGTGCCTCCCACCCCACGCACCACGGGTAAGCCGCTGGGGGTTTACTTACATCTCTCATTGTCATTCTGGTCGGCAATGGCCTCTTCCAGGGCGACCGACTTTGGCTTTTTGTCCTGATTTCCTTTCAACCTGTCCCAGTCGGCAGGGCTGAATTTGCACACCTCAGAGTCTTTGGCTGTCGGGTGGCCACCTTCCCTCTCTTTCATCTCCAGCTCTGAGAAGCGCATCATTGCACGCTAGAAAGAGAACGGAGacggggaagaaaaaaaaaaaacacgacaCCTTACCATAAAAGCTATTTCATTTGCCTTACCTTAAAGGAAAGTAGTTTCAAAGAAAAGTTTGCCCAAAACCAACCACAATTTATGATACGactgagatattttaaaaacgTAATAGATAAAAACGTAAGAGTAGCTATACGTAAGCAATCACACAGTCTGTACTCGTGAAGccatatgtagagagagagagaaacgcgCTGTGTATGTGTAGCCACGCATACACCATAGCACAGAGACATTCTCGTTTGgaggtaaataaaaacaaaacagaaacacaacgcaaaggaaaacaaaacaaaaacaacagaaaagaaaacaaaatgcacaaTGAATAAAAGACGACCATGGCCCACAAACTTCCCTCtgtatatttggaaatgaaatttAACTCAAAAGGTTTATGTAAGATTCtagtaataaaaatttgaagaactGACCTCACAGTAAGCAGCGGGTAGACATAAAATACTGTCCTCTTGTAATCCTTCCATCTATGTAATTAAAATGGGCACTCAATGGATCATTTAGATAACTTCATCCATTTTTATAAGCATAAaccaatttttttcttcacattgcAACACAATTTggctttatttatcttttaattaaaagtaaaatatcttaAGGAAATTCCTATACAACATCTATCATTCACTAGCAAATTAAACACATAACTCTATCCCTTTAagcaaggtttttttttggggggggggggtgggaaaaaaaaaattgcccgaATCCCACAGACACGCGGCTGCCACACATCTCCACCAAGTATCGCGTAAGACATTTCTAAGCAGTATTGCTAGGCATTATTCGTTAACATACAGTAATGGCAGAGAAGTCAAAGCAACTGATAGGGGACGTCATGCAGTCTTTAGCTAACCTTCGCAATCATTAATACTTCTGTTAGCAGCGTCTGCGTGGAGCTCTCTTAGCATCTACAGGGTAACGGCAAGTGTCTGGACACGTGAACCTCCTAAGTGCTACCACTCACGTCCCCTTACTGGACACGTGTCATACATATATTTACGTGACCATAAGCTTTCTTTAACCAAAATCTGCCCGGCGCCCTGCCCTACCATACTCCCCCAATCCTCTTTCCACATTAACAAAAACAGAACTGACAACTGGTAAAGTCACtgaaatttgggggtggggggacggctCACCTGCAAGGCGCGCTGCTCCCGGCTGAGCTGGCTGGAATCTGCGTACAGTTCGGTAGTGACACACTTGAATCGGTCACCCACGTAACCAGCGGAATTTGCGATCCTCTTTGCCAGCTTCGATGGCTTGGGTTTGAGAACTTTGCCATCGGTGGATTCGGCATCGTCGGCTCCGTCTTTGGTATAGGTAGGGGTGACGTCCACACTTGGCGGGGCGCTGCCCACGCAAAACGGTTTGGGATCCTCTGGGGTTTTCCCAAAAGTTACGGGTGGGCCATCATTCGCCAGAGTCGGCTCCAGGAAGGGAGTAGAGACGGGCAGCCCCAGGTTCTCCTTGGTGGTTCCTGCTGGAATGCTCTCCTTGCTTAAGCTgaagactgactggccaggggcCTGCTTGAAAGCGTAAGCTTCGTGGAAATCACTGATGCGCCCCAACTCCTCCCTCAGGGCGACGAAATCACGGTGTGGCTGCAGGGCGGGCTCAGCCGGGGGCTTACTGGGCTCGGTGCTCTGGCCCACGCTCTCGGCCACGAAGCCCGGCTTGGCCGCGTTCGCCTCTGTTTTAGCGTCCGCCTCCTCCCGGAGGAGGTCTACATAGACAAGTTTGTCGCTCTTGACTACCGTTTTCCCTTGGTTCCAGCTGGGGCTGGGCTTCAGGTTCTTGTCGGAGGGGACTTCTGGCTGTAGCTTGGTGCTGCTCGCTTCCAGCATCTCAGAAAACCGGTTCCGGAGGGCTGGGTCCTCGTAGCGCCTCTCGTGGGAGCGGGACCTCCTCTCTGGTTTCTCCTCCTTAGTGATCTCGATGGGCGTGTGAGGTATCAACATGGGGTGCACCATGCCCAACCCCAGCGCGTCCTGGTAGGTCACAAACTCCGGTCGGCCTGTGGGCAGCCCGTAGGGCAGTCCGGGCTTCGGGGCAAGGTGCCCGGGGAATAGACTGCCATTGGGCAGCAAGACTGGGTGAGGGTAGACAGGTCCCTTGCCGTGTAAGGAGAGGGGGCTTATAGCGATGCCCTCGGGTGCCGGGTAAGGGAGGTAACTCCTGGGGTAGGGAATCGGTGGGGACCTAAATGCCTCATTTGGCGACAGAAAGATCGAGCTTGGCGGAAGGCCATTCTCGTTTGCTTTGAAGCTCGGCTCCGGGTTGCTGGCTTTGGCGCCCTtgctgctggtgctgctgctgTGCTTGGCAGGTGTGGTCGGGGGCTGGCCCACGTGCTGAATGACGGACGGCGTAGTATCCACGGAGCTCCTGCTGGTCTTGCAGCCATCTGCATTGGCATTGGGTGCCGGCGACGCAGAGGCCGGGCGGCCGGCACTCGAGACCGAGCCCGAGACGTTGGTGACCACAGCGTCTGTGCCGCCCATGCGGGGACACGATGAGCTCCGCTGCTGTGGGATCGCCCATTCCAAAGCCTTGTTTTTCAGCGGCAGGCCTTTGCCGTTGTTCTCTTCATTAGGGCTCGGCCCGGGCACCACCCAGGACGAGGGAGCCGTGCTGATGATTTCAGATCTATAGATAGCACAGCCGTTTCCGGGAGGAGATAGGGTTTCTTTCGGAATCTCACTGCCGGACAGCACTAAGCCGCTTCCAGCTCGGCTGTGCACGAGGACCGTGGGGGCCATCTTCTTTATGTGGTCGGCTTTGGAAGCATCCACGTCCACCACCTTTGCGGACAAGTCCAGTGGCTTATCGGTGACATCTTTGGTAACTGTCTGCTTCTCCAACAGAGGAGGGGAGCCACCGTCTTTTCTGTCCTGGCCCGCTGCTTTCCGGGTGTGCCCGGGAACCGACTGGGCCCCTTCAGCCCCTTCCGGGCCCTTCGGATACTTGCCGTTGGAGAGCCTGGCCGAAGGGAACTCACTGCTGACTGTCATGTATGGCTTCGACAGGGTGACAGATGGCGAGGTGGAGATCCTGGCGTAGTGCTTATGAAATTCAGAGTAGGTGTCTGCAGTGGGCTGGGAGGGAAGGTGGACCCGGGGCGAAGGTCGAGGCGAAGGGGGCAGCAGGAGCGCTGTGTCCCCGGGCAGACCGCTGGTGACCCCCTTGGTGGAGGGCACCCTCGGCTGCTTACTGTTCTGGATGTGGGGATAGGCATGGGACTCGACGGGGTTCCCAGGACTGACGCCCATCTTCCAGGGCAGGCTTTTGTCTGCGCAGTGGACCAAAGGTGGGATGGCCGGGGAAGCAGAAGGCGTCGAGAGCCTCATGGGCGAAGCCAGGGACGACGGGATGTGGGGACTGACGTAGTGAGGCGGCGGCAGGTAGAGAAAGCGCTCCCCGTTGGTGCAGACCGGAGAATACAGCGGCTGGGCCAAGCTGTAGGACTGCTGAGGTAGCAAGGCCTTGTACATGTTCAGGGAATACTTATTTGGCGAGTCGAGGAAAGGGTAGATGGCTGGCGTGGCCCCCTCCATGTAAGGGTTGACCCAGGGCAGCCGCAGGTAACTAGCACCATTGATGTTGAGAGGGCTCTGTTTGTCGCTGGCAGGCCTGTCCAAGCCCAGCGTTTCTGCTGTGGGCACAGCACTTTTTTGTATCCCAGGGGGTGTTTTGTAGATAGCACTGAAGCCATTGGGGGCCTTTCCAGAGACAGCGGAAGCCTCCACCGTCTCAGGGGTGTTCGGTTTGAACTGCAATTCTGGATTTCTCTCGGACGAGAACCCAAGACCACCCAGAGTGCTCGTGGCAGCCTCCCGACCTTTCTCTGAGCCCAGTCCGCACAAGCTAGAATAGACGATGTTGCCGGGGACACGCAGTCCTTCCCGGATCAGGCCGGTGCGGTCCATGCTGAGCGCGGCCAGGCCATCGATCCGATGGGCCGTAGTGGCCTCCACCTTAGTGGAAGAAGAACACAGGTGTTAACTCGTGATGCCCCCATCAAAGCTGTAGGTCCTGTCCCAAGGAGAAACCAACAGCTAGGCTCACAGGACATCAGCCTCCACATCTGAGCACAAAGGGTTAAAAAGAGAGGCTTCACGGGGGCCCACCATCCCTGGCCCACATATCCAAAAGCCTTTGATGCCTGCCTTCTCACCTTGGTTCAGCTAGTATCCTGAAAGCCTGTAAAAGGTTGATCCCTTTAGACTTGGGGCCTATACATTAAATTTAGTCATCTATTAACTCGGGAAAATTCACTTTCTCAGCAAAAATTCTCGGCTGCCACAGAAAGGACGCCAGCTCTACTACTCTAGGCACCGCCCTCATAGGGTACGGacaggggggtgggtgggtggggagacggGACCTGAACCTCCCAGGCCCTTATGTTGGGGGGCAGGGTGGTGCTCACTGgggtctctccccaccccccccagctAGGGAAGCATGGTGATTATTTAACATAACATGCAAGAAACAATCTTTGGTGGGATGGCAGGGAAGGAGGACTTTAGCTGTCTCATTTCTAAATCAATAGAGGCCAGGGGTCAAACTGTGGTATTGCCTTTTGACTTCCTCTCCTGCTGTCTGAAGACGGGTCTGTGTTTCGTATTTTACTGGAAAAGGAAACCCTAAGGGTCTACTTGGAGGTTGGAAATTTATCGAGCTTCAGAGAGCATGGAGGCAGCCTGTGGCTTAGCCAAGAAAAGGAGGCACATATGCCACCGGGTCACTATGGGACTGACTCGGACACTCCTGGGACAGGGCTAGCGTGTCACCGGGAATGCAAGAAGAGCTCCGATGAGGGCCAGGTCCTGCAGAAGCAGCATCCTACTCAGacccacccagccctgccctaCCCCCAAAAGACCCCTTGGCAGCATGCAAATTAATGCACCAGGGATTATAGATCGATGGATATTTAGACTGAAGCCACGTCTCTTACCACATTGTGGTTCAAGGGATTTTCTTCCCTCAGTTCCAGTCTGGCCTTTGAAGCATCACCATCGTTTACAGGAATTTTCCTACGTGAAAAGGACATACGAAACTTCATAAAAGCATTCCCCCACTTAATCCATCTTTCACAGATCGCCCCCGAACGGACCAGTTTCTAATAACTCCGTTCCTCAAACCGCCCTCACCGAACAATTCCTCCCCAGCGCTCCTATTGAAAGCTGGCCCCAAATGGTGCTTCAGCTGGGCTGGCAGAAAACAAAGGCAAGGCAGGGCACAACGGGGCCAGGGAATCCCAGACAGGGCCCCAGGCCGGCCACCGAGGGAAACGAAGATTCTGTGCTGTTCTTTTCTCTGGAGAAGAGGCCACGGGGGCCAATACATAGCTCCACGGTCCTAGCGGGGACCTCCGAAGCTCTACCTGAGGTCAGACATCAGGGAGGACCAAAGGCCAAAGACCGAAGTGGAGACACAAGGCTGCAGTCACAGGACCTGCCATTCTGTGCTCCTCACCAGGGTGGGCTTTCAAAACTTTTCCCCAAAGTTAGGTACCGTGGTCTACAAAATTGGCTTCCCTGGTGATAATGAAGCCGTATGTGACTGCCCGTCTCACAGTGACGGGGGATACACACGAAGAGCCTACAAATGT
This region includes:
- the BCOR gene encoding BCL-6 corepressor isoform X8 produces the protein MLSATPLYGNVHSWMNSERVRMCGINEDRKIPVNDGDASKARLELREENPLNHNVVEATTAHRIDGLAALSMDRTGLIREGLRVPGNIVYSSLCGLGSEKGREAATSTLGGLGFSSERNPELQFKPNTPETVEASAVSGKAPNGFSAIYKTPPGIQKSAVPTAETLGLDRPASDKQSPLNINGASYLRLPWVNPYMEGATPAIYPFLDSPNKYSLNMYKALLPQQSYSLAQPLYSPVCTNGERFLYLPPPHYVSPHIPSSLASPMRLSTPSASPAIPPLVHCADKSLPWKMGVSPGNPVESHAYPHIQNSKQPRVPSTKGVTSGLPGDTALLLPPSPRPSPRVHLPSQPTADTYSEFHKHYARISTSPSVTLSKPYMTVSSEFPSARLSNGKYPKGPEGAEGAQSVPGHTRKAAGQDRKDGGSPPLLEKQTVTKDVTDKPLDLSAKVVDVDASKADHIKKMAPTVLVHSRAGSGLVLSGSEIPKETLSPPGNGCAIYRSEIISTAPSSWVVPGPSPNEENNGKGLPLKNKALEWAIPQQRSSSCPRMGGTDAVVTNVSGSVSSAGRPASASPAPNANADGCKTSRSSVDTTPSVIQHVGQPPTTPAKHSSSTSSKGAKASNPEPSFKANENGLPPSSIFLSPNEAFRSPPIPYPRSYLPYPAPEGIAISPLSLHGKGPVYPHPVLLPNGSLFPGHLAPKPGLPYGLPTGRPEFVTYQDALGLGMVHPMLIPHTPIEITKEEKPERRSRSHERRYEDPALRNRFSEMLEASSTKLQPEVPSDKNLKPSPSWNQGKTVVKSDKLVYVDLLREEADAKTEANAAKPGFVAESVGQSTEPSKPPAEPALQPHRDFVALREELGRISDFHEAYAFKQAPGQSVFSLSKESIPAGTTKENLGLPVSTPFLEPTLANDGPPVTFGKTPEDPKPFCVGSAPPSVDVTPTYTKDGADDAESTDGKVLKPKPSKLAKRIANSAGYVGDRFKCVTTELYADSSQLSREQRALQMEGLQEDSILCLPAAYCERAMMRFSELEMKEREGGHPTAKDSEVCKFSPADWDRLKGNQDKKPKSVALEEAIADQNDNERCEYSAGNKHDPFEAPEDKDLPVEKYFVDRQPVSESPTDQAAVDMPHSPTLRLDRKRKVSGDSSLTETAVEEVPEDPLLKAKRRRVSKGLHPKKQRHLLHLRERWEQQVSAAESKPGRQGRKEVTQAVQPEVTVQGNNSPEEKPGRKRAEAKGNRSWSEESLKSSDNEQGLPVFSGSPPMKSLSSTNASGKKQTQPSCTPASRPPAKQQKIKESQKTDVLCTDEEEDCQAASLLQKFTDNSEKPSGKRLCKTKHLIPQEPRQGLSLAGDYYVENTDGKVTVRRFRKRPEPSSDYDLSPAKQDQKPFDRLQQLLPASQSTQLPRSSSPPETTQSRPMPPEARRLIVNKNAGETLLQRAARLGYEEVVLYCLENKICDVNHRDNAGYCALHEACARGWLNIVRHLLEYGADVNCSAQDGTRPLHDAVENDHLEIVRLLLSYGADPTLATYSGRTIMKMTHSELMEKFLTDYLNDLQGRSDEDSNGSWEFYGSSVCEPDDESGYDVLANPPGPEDQDDDDEAYSDVFEFEFSESPLLPCYNIQVSVAQGPRNWLLLSDVLKKLKMSSRIFRCNFPNVEVVTIAEAEFYRQVSASLLFSCSKDLEAFNPESKELLDLVEFTSELQTLLGSSMEWLHPSDGASDDYW
- the BCOR gene encoding BCL-6 corepressor isoform X6, translating into MLSATPLYGNVHSWMNSERVRMCGINEDRKIPVNDGDASKARLELREENPLNHNVVEATTAHRIDGLAALSMDRTGLIREGLRVPGNIVYSSLCGLGSEKGREAATSTLGGLGFSSERNPELQFKPNTPETVEASAVSGKAPNGFSAIYKTPPGIQKSAVPTAETLGLDRPASDKQSPLNINGASYLRLPWVNPYMEGATPAIYPFLDSPNKYSLNMYKALLPQQSYSLAQPLYSPVCTNGERFLYLPPPHYVSPHIPSSLASPMRLSTPSASPAIPPLVHCADKSLPWKMGVSPGNPVESHAYPHIQNSKQPRVPSTKGVTSGLPGDTALLLPPSPRPSPRVHLPSQPTADTYSEFHKHYARISTSPSVTLSKPYMTVSSEFPSARLSNGKYPKGPEGAEGAQSVPGHTRKAAGQDRKDGGSPPLLEKQTVTKDVTDKPLDLSAKVVDVDASKADHIKKMAPTVLVHSRAGSGLVLSGSEIPKETLSPPGNGCAIYRSEIISTAPSSWVVPGPSPNEENNGKGLPLKNKALEWAIPQQRSSSCPRMGGTDAVVTNVSGSVSSAGRPASASPAPNANADGCKTSRSSVDTTPSVIQHVGQPPTTPAKHSSSTSSKGAKASNPEPSFKANENGLPPSSIFLSPNEAFRSPPIPYPRSYLPYPAPEGIAISPLSLHGKGPVYPHPVLLPNGSLFPGHLAPKPGLPYGLPTGRPEFVTYQDALGLGMVHPMLIPHTPIEITKEEKPERRSRSHERRYEDPALRNRFSEMLEASSTKLQPEVPSDKNLKPSPSWNQGKTVVKSDKLVYVDLLREEADAKTEANAAKPGFVAESVGQSTEPSKPPAEPALQPHRDFVALREELGRISDFHEAYAFKQAPGQSVFSLSKESIPAGTTKENLGLPVSTPFLEPTLANDGPPVTFGKTPEDPKPFCVGSAPPSVDVTPTYTKDGADDAESTDGKVLKPKPSKLAKRIANSAGYVGDRFKCVTTELYADSSQLSREQRALQRAMMRFSELEMKEREGGHPTAKDSEVCKFSPADWDRLKGNQDKKPKSVALEEAIADQNDNERCEYSAGNKHDPFEAPEDKDLPVEKYFVDRQPVSESPTDQAAVDMPHSPTLRLDRKRKVSGDSSLTETAVEEVPEDPLLKAKRRRVSKDDWPEREMTNSSSNHLEDPHYSELTNLKVCIELTGLHPKKQRHLLHLRERWEQQVSAAESKPGRQGRKEVTQAVQPEVTVQGNNSPEEKPGRKRAEAKGNRSWSEESLKSSDNEQGLPVFSGSPPMKSLSSTNASGKKQTQPSCTPASRPPAKQQKIKESQKTDVLCTDEEEDCQAASLLQKFTDNSEKPSGKRLCKTKHLIPQEPRQGLSLAGDYYVENTDGKVTVRRFRKRPEPSSDYDLSPAKQDQKPFDRLQQLLPASQSTQLPRSSSPPETTQSRPMPPEARRLIVNKNAGETLLQRAARLGYEEVVLYCLENKICDVNHRDNAGYCALHEACARGWLNIVRHLLEYGADVNCSAQDGTRPLHDAVENDHLEIVRLLLSYGADPTLATYSGRTIMKMTHSELMEKFLTDYLNDLQGRSDEDSNGSWEFYGSSVCEPDDESGYDVLANPPGPEDQDDDDEAYSDVFEFEFSESPLLPCYNIQVSVAQGPRNWLLLSDVLKKLKMSSRIFRCNFPNVEVVTIAEAEFYRQVSASLLFSCSKDLEAFNPESKELLDLVEFTSELQTLLGSSMEWLHPSDGASDDYW